TATTCAATTAAATACGTTAGCAGGCAAACATGGAATTGGCCGGATTGACCATATTGAAAACCGTTTAGTCGGAATCAAATCCCGTGAAGTTTATGAAGCGCCAGGCGCAGTTACCTTAATTACTGCACACAAAGAATTAGAAGATTTAACCTTTGTTCGTGATATTGCACATTTTAAACCTCTGATTGAGCAAAAAATTACTGAAATGATTTATAATGGCTTATGGTTTAACCCTCTAACAGAAGCTTTAGTAGCCTTTTTAAAAACAACGCAGCAATATGTAAATGGAATTGTACGGGTAAAACTATTTAAAGGTCATGCGATTGTTGAAGGTAGAAAATCACCAAACTCTCTGTATGATGAAGAACTGGCAACCTATACATCGGCGGACACATTTGATCAAGAAGCAGCAGTGGGCTTCATTAAATTATGGGGTTTACCAACTCAAGTTAGTGCAGAAGTTCTAAAAAAGTAAAAAAGTTAATGGAGGTGCATACGTAAATGAGCGAAAAATTATGGGGTGGTCGATTTGAAGAAAAGAGTGAAGCTTGGGTAGATCAATTTGGAGCGTCCATTGAATTTGATCAGAAACTTGCCAAAGAAGATTTATTAGGCAGTTTAGCTCACGTACAAATGCTAGGAAAATGTAAAATTATTCCACAAGAAGAGGTAGAGACAATTGTTGGTGGATTAAATAAACTAGTAGAAAAATTAGCCGAAAATAAATTGCATTTTACCAGTGTAAATGAAGACATCCATTTAAATATGGAAAAGTTACTTCACGATGAGATTGGCCCAGTAGCTGGGAAGCTGCATACGGCTAGAAGTCGTAATGATCAAGTAGCGACAGATATGCACTTGTACTTAAAAAATCAAGTAGTTGAAATTATTCATGGGGTAAATGATTTATTGGACATCTTAATTGAAAAAGCTGAGAGCAATATTCAAACAATTATGCCTGGTTATACTCATTTGCAACACGCTCAACCTATCTCATTAGCCCATCATTTATTGGCTTACCACAGTATGTTTAAACGCGATCTGGAACGTTTAGAGGAAAGTCTAAAACGAATTGATATATCTCCACTTGGCTGTGCAGCTTTAGCTGGTACCACTTTCCCCATTGATCGTCATTATGCCGCTGATTTACTTGGATTCTCTAAGATTTATAGCAATAGCCTTGATGGGGTAAGTGATCGAGATTTTATTCTTGAATTTTTAAGTAATAGCAGTATCTTAATGATGCATCTTTCCAGATTTTGCGAAGAAATTATTTTATGGACGAGTCATGAATTTCAGTTTGCTACATTAACAGATGCTTTTTCAACAGGAAGTTCGATTATGCCTCAGAAAAAAAATCCTGATATGGCGGAATTGATTCGTGGCAAAACGGGTAGAGTTTATGGCAATCTATTTAGCTTATTAACAGTCCTAAAAGGCCTACCGTTAGCCTACAATAAAGATTTACAAGAAGATAAAGAAGGCATGTTCGACACAGTTGAGACTGTTCTTCAAAGTTTACGCATTTTTACAGGAATGATTGCTACAATTCAATTTCATTCAGACACAATGAAAAAAGCGACTCAAAAAGATTTTTCAAATGCGACTGAATTAGCAGATTATTTAGCTACAAAAGGGATTCCATTTAGAGAAGCTCACGAAATTGTTGGGAAATTAGTTTTAGCATGTACTAAAAAAGGCATTTATTTACAAGATGTATCGCTAGCAGAGTATCAAAAAGTTGCTCCAATTATAGAAGCAGATATTTATTATTTTCTAGAGTCTGATACTGCCGTTGCAAGACGAACATCTGCTGGCGGAACAGCCTTTTCAGAAATAGAAGCAGCGATTGCTAAAGCTAAATTAAGTTAATTAAAAACCATTTTATTCCATTTATTGGATAAGATGGTTTGTTTTTGTACATAATAAGAGTAAAATAGAATCAGAATTCATTCGCAAAAAGTTAGGAGTTTACGCTAGTGACAGAATCTAAAAGAACCATTCACGAGATACAAAAAGAGTGGGGACAATTCAAATATTTAGTTATGGCCCATTCTCAACAGCATTATAATCAAATTCGGTTATTGTTTAAAGAGAGTTGCGATCTAGTAGAGAGCTATGTTGACTTTAAACGGTTAGTGGGAGAAGCACTAGCCGTTGAGCAAACTATTGGCTCATTTAGCAATGCGGTGCAGCATGTTTGGGGATATTTCAAAAAAATTGCAACAAATGAGGAAAAGCTGACCTTTCAACGAAAACTTTTTGATTATCAAGCAGGAATGGCATCTTCAGAAATACTCGTGACGTATTTAAGAAAGCTTACAATTCATTACGAAATCCCTTATTTATTAAGCTCATTTTTTTTATTCCCTCAAGATTCATAGTAAAGAAAGAAGGTTCTAAAGTGCAGATATATACATTGTGTTTTCTAAAAAAAGAAAATGAAATTCTATTACTAAATCGTCAAAAAAATCCTTGGATGGGGCGTTGGAATGGTGTTGGAGGAAAAATTGAAGTTGGAGAAACCCCATTAGAGTGCGCTTTACGAGAAATTAAAGAAGAAACCGACATTTCATTGGATCATGCGCACTATGGCGGGCAAATGGATTGGTATGAAGATGGAGAGTTGCGAGGTGGATTAGAATTATACTTAGCAGAATTACCAGCTGATTTTCACTACCCAACTCCAAAAGGAACACGTGAAGGGATTTTGGATTTTAAAAAAATTGATTGGATATTTGCAGAAAAAAACCAAGGCATGCCAGATAATATTCCCTTTATATTAAATCATTTATTAACAAGCCCTGATAAACAGTACTTTAGTTGCTTTTTTGAAAGTGGAGCACTACAAAAAGTAATAAAAGTGGAGAAATGATTCATACAATTTCCATTTTTAAAAAAATAAAATAATAATCTATTAATAAAAAATAAAAATCCAACTAAGTACCTAGAAATAGCTACATACTTAGTTGGATTTTTAGAAAAATACATAAAAAAAGCAAAAAAATCATAAAAAATTAGTAGTATATCGTTGACAAGTACGGGGGAATTTGGTAAATTAATACTTGTATTAGCACTCGTGCTTGTTAAGTGCTAAAAA
This Carnobacterium maltaromaticum DSM 20342 DNA region includes the following protein-coding sequences:
- a CDS encoding NUDIX hydrolase, producing MQIYTLCFLKKENEILLLNRQKNPWMGRWNGVGGKIEVGETPLECALREIKEETDISLDHAHYGGQMDWYEDGELRGGLELYLAELPADFHYPTPKGTREGILDFKKIDWIFAEKNQGMPDNIPFILNHLLTSPDKQYFSCFFESGALQKVIKVEK
- a CDS encoding YbgA family protein; the encoded protein is MTESKRTIHEIQKEWGQFKYLVMAHSQQHYNQIRLLFKESCDLVESYVDFKRLVGEALAVEQTIGSFSNAVQHVWGYFKKIATNEEKLTFQRKLFDYQAGMASSEILVTYLRKLTIHYEIPYLLSSFFLFPQDS
- the argH gene encoding argininosuccinate lyase; protein product: MSEKLWGGRFEEKSEAWVDQFGASIEFDQKLAKEDLLGSLAHVQMLGKCKIIPQEEVETIVGGLNKLVEKLAENKLHFTSVNEDIHLNMEKLLHDEIGPVAGKLHTARSRNDQVATDMHLYLKNQVVEIIHGVNDLLDILIEKAESNIQTIMPGYTHLQHAQPISLAHHLLAYHSMFKRDLERLEESLKRIDISPLGCAALAGTTFPIDRHYAADLLGFSKIYSNSLDGVSDRDFILEFLSNSSILMMHLSRFCEEIILWTSHEFQFATLTDAFSTGSSIMPQKKNPDMAELIRGKTGRVYGNLFSLLTVLKGLPLAYNKDLQEDKEGMFDTVETVLQSLRIFTGMIATIQFHSDTMKKATQKDFSNATELADYLATKGIPFREAHEIVGKLVLACTKKGIYLQDVSLAEYQKVAPIIEADIYYFLESDTAVARRTSAGGTAFSEIEAAIAKAKLS